The stretch of DNA GTACAAAGTTGATTATCTTTTTTGTTCCGTCTTTGCATGTTACTGTATAGGTTCTTGGTCTCTTTTCACCTTTTTTGACATTTTTTAAGTCATCTATCCATGTAGAGATGACCGTGTGTCTATATAAAGCATCAGGGTATGTCTTTCTAAACCACGTTTTCCCGTCAGGAAGGTCATGAAGATCATAGCCAAAAATTTCCTTGAATTTATTGTTAAGGTAAGTAAAGGTATTATTCTTCCCAATAACCATAATACCATAAGGTGCATTATCTGCGAGGACCTGGAATCTTTTTCGTTCTTTTAATATTTCTTCCTCTGCCTGCTTTCGCTCGGTAATATCCTCATAGAACAATAAATATTTTGAATTCTCTAAAAACCCGGTTTCCAAGATTACAGTAATGATACTTACTACCTTTTTCTCTCCATTTTTGCATGTTACTTCAAGGATTTTTGCTTCTCTTTCGCCCTCTTTTTTGTCTTTTATATCTTCTTCCCATGCTGCTATTACTTTATTCCTGTATCCGGAATCAGGATATGCCTTTCTATACCATTCTTTTTTGGAAGGAATATCCTGCAGGTCATAGCCAAATATTTCTTTAAACTTAGGATTGAGATACATAAAACTCTTATTTTTATCTATGATTGATATTCCAAGTGGGGCATTTTCCGCAAGAGCCAGAAATTTTTGCTTCTCATGGAGGGGTACCGGTTCGCTTATTAGTTGTTCCTCTGGTTTATCTTTGTCTTTCATCCTGCGTATCTCCCTTGCTGGTTCAGATAGATAACAAGTATTGTAGCAATTTTTTCCAGTATAGCCTTATTTTCTCACAAAAACATCCTTTTTTTCGAGTCGCTTACCCGATCCTTATCCTCGGGTCTGCCACTGCATAAGAAATATCAGCAAGCAGGTTACCGAGAAGTGTTAAG from Pseudomonadota bacterium encodes:
- a CDS encoding PAS domain S-box protein, translating into MKDKDKPEEQLISEPVPLHEKQKFLALAENAPLGISIIDKNKSFMYLNPKFKEIFGYDLQDIPSKKEWYRKAYPDSGYRNKVIAAWEEDIKDKKEGEREAKILEVTCKNGEKKVVSIITVILETGFLENSKYLLFYEDITERKQAEEEILKERKRFQVLADNAPYGIMVIGKNNTFTYLNNKFKEIFGYDLHDLPDGKTWFRKTYPDALYRHTVISTWIDDLKNVKKGEKRPRTYTVTCKDGTKKIINFV